One genomic segment of Sphaerodactylus townsendi isolate TG3544 linkage group LG07, MPM_Stown_v2.3, whole genome shotgun sequence includes these proteins:
- the LOC125436506 gene encoding protein Wnt-4-like, which translates to MCHRQVEVMDIVKRAAELALEECQHQFRNRRWNCSTLQGLPVFGKVILQGTRESAFVHAVSSAGLAFAVTRACSRGELEKCGCDRKIRGISPEGFQWSGCSDNLSYGIAFSQAFVDTPERSRGASFSRVLMNLHNNEAGRKAILSHMEIECKCHGVSGSCEVRTCWKVMPPFREVGSILKDKFEGATEVHPKRVGSQKLLVPKSSHFKPYSTHDLVYLAASPDFCKWDPHRGIFGTAGRHCNRTSAAMDGCELLCCGRGFRTAQAEVVERCSCKFRWCCAVKCRQCRNLVEVHRCR; encoded by the exons ATGTGCCACCGCCAGGTGGAAGTCATGGACATAGTGAAGCGTGCTGCCGAACTGGCCCTCGAGGAGTGCCAGCATCAATTCCGCAACCGCCGCTGGAACTGCTCAACCTTGCAAGGACTGCCGGTTTTTGGGAAAGTCATTCTGCAAG GCACACGAGAGTCCGCCTTTGTCCACGCTGTCTCCTCAGCGGGGCTTGCTTTTGCTGTGACTCGGGCCTGCAGCCGGGGTGAGCTGGAAAAGTGTGGATGTGACCGCAAGATCAGAGGAATCAGCCCTGAAG GGTTCCAGTGGTCAGGCTGCTCCGACAACCTGTCCTACGGCATCGCCTTCTCCCAGGCCTTTGTGGACACCCCAGAGCGGAGCCGTGGAGCCTCCTTTAGCCGGGTGCTCATGAATTTGCACAATAACGAAGCTGGGAGAAAG GCCATTCTGTCCCACATGGAAATAGAATGCAAGTGCCACGGGGTGTCTGGCTCCTGCGAGGTCCGCACCTGCTGGAAGGTCATGCCCCCGTTCCGTGAAGTTGGCAGCATCCTGAAGGACAAATTTGAAGGTGCCACGGAAGTGCATCCAAAACGTGTGGGCTCCCAGAAGCTGCTGGTGCCGAAGAGTTCCCACTTCAAGCCTTACAGCACTCATGACCTGGTCTACTTGGCAGCCAGTCCCGATTTCTGCAAGTGGGACCCGCACAGAGGAATCTTTGGCACCGCGGGACGCCACTGTAACCGGACTTCCGCAGCCATGGATGGCTGCGAGCTGCTGTGCTGTGGTCGTGGCTTCCGCACAGCCCAGGCGGAAGTTGTCGAGAGGTGCAGCTGCAAGTTCCGCTGGTGCTGTGCGGTCAAGTGCAGACAGTGCCGGAACCTGGTGGAAGTGCACCGCTGCCGGTAG